In a single window of the Raphanus sativus cultivar WK10039 chromosome 9, ASM80110v3, whole genome shotgun sequence genome:
- the LOC108826366 gene encoding pectinesterase QRT1, with translation MKDKAFVPAVLLLCFWVLLSSGSSRLLQSDDKANELKNYISWEDMRVVEDVGTEKSFNVKVKDNLVNQENNLAPVSASRVIVVDKRGRGDSVTVQGAVDMVPDSNSQRVKILILPGVYREKVIVPRTKPYISFIGNESYAEYTVITWSDKSSDPYGNGTELGTYRTATVAIDSDFFCATAITFENTVVAEAGEEGKQAAALRVTGDKAMFYKVRVLGSQDTLNDATGSHYFYQCHIQGSVDFIFGNAKSLYQDCDIRSTAKRFGAIAAHHRSEENDDTGFSFVNCDIGGTGKVLLGRAWGNYSRTVYSNCYIADVITPVGWSDWDDTDRQSKVLFGEYNCRGRGAERGGRVPWSKSLTQDEVKPFLGREFIYGDQWLRL, from the exons ATGAAAGACAAAGCCTTTGTTCCCGCGGTTTTATTGCTCTGTTTTTGGGTTCTGCTGAGTTCAGGATCATCGAGACTGTTGCAGAGTGATGATAAAGCTAACGAGTTGAAGAATTACATAAGCTGGGAAGACATGAGAGTTGTGGAAGATGTCGGAACAGAGAAGAGTTTCAACGTTAAGGTGAAGGATAATTTGGTtaatcaagaaaataatttggCGCCTGTAAGCGCGAGCAGAGTGATTGTGGTTGATAAGAGAGGAAGAGGAGACTCTGTTACAGTTCAAGGAGCTGTTGATATGGTTCCTGATTCCAATTCACAGAGAGTTAAAATCTTAATTCTTCCTGGCGTTTACAG GGAGAAGGTGATAGTGCCGAGGACAAAACCGTACATATCGTTCATAGGCAATGAGAGTTACGCGGAATACACGGTCATTACTTGGAGCGATAAGTCCTCAGACCCTTATGGCAATGGGACTGAACTCGGCACATACAGAACCGCCACTGTTGCAATCGACTCTGATTTCTTCTGCGCCACGGCCATCACTTTCGAG AACACGGTGGTGGCAGAGGCGGGAGAGGAAGGGAAGCAAGCGGCAGCGCTAAGGGTAACAGGGGACAAAGCAATGTTCTATAAAGTTAGGGTTTTGGGATCACAAGACACTCTTAATGATGCAACTGGTTCTCACTACTTTTACCAATGCCACATCCAAGGAAGTGTCGATTTCATCTTCGGCAACGCCAAGTCGCTTTACCAG GACTGTGATATCCGCTCAACCGCAAAGAGATTTGGCGCCATTGCAGCTCACCATAGAAGTGAAGAGAATGATGATACTGGTTTCTCCTTTGTGAACTGTGACATCGGAGGAACAGGAAAAGTTCTCCTGGGGAGAGCTTGGGGAAACTACTCGAGAACTGTTTATTCAAACTGTTACATTGCTGATGTCATCACTCCTGTGGGCTGGAGTGACTGGGACGACACTGACAGGCAAAG CAAGGTACTGTTCGGGGAGTATAACTGCAGGGGAAGAGGAGCAGAGAGAGGAGGTCGAGTACCGTGGTCTAAGAGTCTCACCCAAGATGAAGTGAAGCCTTTTCTTGGGAGGGAGTTCATATATGGAGATCAATGGTTGAGACTCTAA